The genomic DNA TTCGAGAATTAAAATTCCCGCACCCTCACCGATAACAAAGCCATCTCGCTCTTTATCAAATGGGCGTGACGCTGTTGCAGGATCTGGATTTAAAGACAATGCCGTATTCGCACAAAAGCCTGCGACTGCCATCGTCGTAATCGGTGCTTCTGCGCCGCCCGTAATCATCACATCTGCATCGCCGCGACGGATCACTTCAAATGCATCACCAATTGAGTTCGTACCCGATGCACAAGCCGTTACCGTACAAGAGTTAATGCCCTTTGCTCCTAGATGAATCGATACTTGACCTGAAGCCATATCCGGAATCATCATCGGAACAAAAAATGGACTTACACGGCGATAGCCTTTTTCCTGGAACGTAAGAAACTGCTGTTCATGCGTTTCCATTCCACCAATTCCAGACCCAATCCAAACGCCCGTCCGAAGTGCAAGCTCACCTTCAAGTTCAAGATTTGCATCTTTCATCGCCATAATGGAAGCTGCCAGTGCATAATGCGTAAAGCGGTCCATTTTACGTGCATCTTTTCGTGGAATATACGTTTCAATGTCGAAATCCTTCACTTCTGCTGCTACTTTTACTGGAAATTGGTCACTGTCCAGCCTTGTCAATGGTCCAATCCCCGACTTACCTTCCAGAACCGCCTGCCAAGACTCCTCAGCTGAATTCCCTACTGGTGAAATCGCACCAATTCCTGTTACAACTACACGTCTTTTTTCCATTTCATGCTACTTCCCTTCTATAAAAGAAATAAACCCATTCACGATCTATCATTTACCCCATTTAATACACAACGCACCCCATGTAAGGCCTCCGCCAAATCCGACAAGAACAAGAATATCATCATCTTTTACTTTCCCATCAGCCAAATCATCGATCAATGAAATCGGAATCGATGCAGCTGACGTATTCCCATACTTATGGATAGTCTTCGACATTTTCTCAACCGGTAAACCAAGACGCTCTCTCGATGATTCCATAATACGGATATTCGCCTGGTGCGGTATTAAGAAATCGACGTCTTTCTTTGTCAAACCCGCTTTGTCAATCACACTTAAAGCGGATTCGCCCATTTGACGAACCGCAAATTTAAAGACCTCACGGCCGTTCATGTGAATATATCGATCTTGGTAAAGATGTTTTCCACCTGTACCATCTGCCCCCAACTCAAAGGACAAAATTCCGCGCCCTTCGCTTACTTTTCCGACGACTGCCGCGCCTGCACCATCTCCGAACAAGACAGCCGTATTACGGTCTTCCCAATCCGTGATTCTAGACAATTTCTCAACACCGACTACGAGGACATAATCATATGTGCCCGCTTCAATGAAATGCTTCGCCGTTACAACCCCATACATGAATCCCGCACAGGCTGCTGAAACATCCATCGCTGCTGCATTTTTTGCGCCTAGCCGTTCTTGAATCATTGTGGCTACAGACGGAAATGGACGATCTGGTGTAACCGTAGCTACAAGAATAAGTCCGATTTCTTCCGGTGTAATACCTGCATTTGCAATGGCATCCACCGCAGCATGATAGGCCATATCCGACGTATCTATTGAATCCCCCGCAATATGTCTCTCTTCAATCCCTGTCATTGTTCGAATCCATTCATCTGACGTATCTATTCGCTTTTCAAGATCCGCATTCGTCAGTACTCCCGATGGTACATACTTTCCCATGCCGATAAGACCTGCGTTCATTCCATATCCCCCGTTCTTATCATCTATTATTAGTACCTGGTATCAATCATAAAAGAAATGGCTAGATTTTTCAACCCACTGACACTTTTTCGCCAAATAAAGTGTCTCTTTGCACGGAAAATTGTTTCTACAACGGAAGCGCTATGATATGATGGACAAGGAAATAGTAATGTAGAGGTGAATTCAATGAGATTCGTAATGGCATTTTTCTGGTCTTTCTGTTTAGTGTCCATGTTGAACTATGTAGCTGGCTCAATCGCCAACATACCTTTTGATTTCGCAGCAGGCGCAATTGTCGCGGTTATTCTCGCGGTCTTGGTCATCGTCCTTGGTGAATCTTTCCCAGATGGCGAAGTTGCAGATCATTAATCAGGATTTTAAAACCATCTCCTTCTTAGGCGATGGTTTTTTCATTTTAAAAACCACATGGCCTGCATCGCCATGTGGTCGTTTCAATCATTGTACTTGAAGCTGTCCATCCTTCATGGACAGACTTAGCTTGTCAGTGGACTTCATATCTCCCCGAATTACTTCTTTCGCTACAAGTGTTTCCACATGGCGTTGGATGAAGCGTTTCAATGGACGTGCGCCAAAATCAGCATCCGTCCCTTCCTTTACAATCCAATCTAACACATCGTCACTATAAATCATCTCGATTTCTTGCCCTTGTAAGCGTGTCGCAAGATCCTCCAGCATTTTTCGAGCAATCAAGCGGAACGAATCACCTGTTAAGGAATGGAAAATAATAATATCATCCATGCGGTTCAACAGTTCAGGCTTGAAATGATGACGTAGCTCTGCCATCACTAAATCTTCCGCCGCATGGCTGTCCGAATCTACCGCCCCTTGTAGCAAGTATGCCGAGCCAATATTCGACGTCATGATGATCACCGTATTTGTGAAATTAACAAGCCGTCCTTGACTATCTGTAATACGTCCATCGTCTAATACTTGCAATAAAATATTTGCAACGTCCGGATGTGCTTTTTCGATTTCATCCAACAGGACAACTGAATAGGGGTTACGGCGAACGGCTTCCGTTAACTGACCGCCTTCCTCATAACCTATATACCCCGGAGGCGCGCCAACAAGCCGCGATACGCTATGCTTCTCCATATACTCCGACATATCAATGCGGATGAAATGCTCTTCCGAATCAAACAACGTCGCAGCGAGCGTTTTGGCCAATTCCGTCTTCCCGACACCTGTTGGACCTAAAAAGAGAAACGAACCGATCGGGGAATCTGGATCTTTAATACCTGCACGTGCACGCCATACCGCTTCCGTCACAAGTTGCACCGCATCGTCCTGCCCAATGACACGTTCTGCCAATGTATCACCCAATCGCAACAACTTTTCACGTTCACCTTCAACGAGCTTCGTCACAGGTATACCAGTCCACCGCGCGACAATCGCCGCGATTTCCTCTTCCGTCACTTCTTCTCGCAACAGCCGACTTTCTCGCCCATCCACTAGTGGCGCTTCTAATTTCGCTAGCTCCTGCTCAAGCGTAGGAATTTTTCCATAACTTAGTTCTGCCGCTTTGTTTAAATCAAAACGGTTTTCCGCATCCTCTAGTTCACGTCGATAACGATCGAGCTGTTCGCGTTTTTCCTGAATGCCGCGCAACGTCGCTTTTTCCGCATCCCATTGGCCTCGCATTCCCGCGGATGAATCTTTTAGCTCCTGCAATTCATTGCGTAATGCTTCCAAACGTGACATACTGACGCTGTCTTTCTCTTTCCGCAAAGCCTGTTCCTCGATTTCCAACTGCATAATACGGCGCGTCACAGCGTCCAACTCCTGCGGCATCGAATCGATTTCTGTTCGAATCATCGCACTCGCTTCATCGATTAAATCAATCGCTTTATCTGGTAAAAATCTTTCCGTAATATAACGATTGGACAGCGTTGCTGCCGCCACAATGGCTCGATCATGAATGCGGACACCATGATGCAGCTCAAATCGTTCCTTCAAGCCACGCAAAATAGATACTGTATCTTCAACAGATGGTTCACGAACGAGCACTTGCTGGAAGCGTCGTTCAAGCGCCGGATCTTTTTCAATATACATCCTGTACTCGTCGAGTGTCGTTGCTCCAATGCAATACAGTTCGCCACGTGCCAACA from Sporosarcina sp. FSL K6-1522 includes the following:
- the fabF gene encoding beta-ketoacyl-ACP synthase II, which produces MEKRRVVVTGIGAISPVGNSAEESWQAVLEGKSGIGPLTRLDSDQFPVKVAAEVKDFDIETYIPRKDARKMDRFTHYALAASIMAMKDANLELEGELALRTGVWIGSGIGGMETHEQQFLTFQEKGYRRVSPFFVPMMIPDMASGQVSIHLGAKGINSCTVTACASGTNSIGDAFEVIRRGDADVMITGGAEAPITTMAVAGFCANTALSLNPDPATASRPFDKERDGFVIGEGAGILILEEYEHAVARGAKIYAEMVGYGSTGDAHHITAPAPGGEGGARAMIQAIEEGGISPDKIDYINAHGTSTPYNDLFETMAAKTVFGEHAYKLAMSSTKSMTGHLLGAAGGLEAIFTVKALQEGILPPTTNYVNADPECDLDYVTEGARKVDIEYAMSNSLGFGGHNASLVFKKI
- a CDS encoding beta-ketoacyl-ACP synthase III, which codes for MNAGLIGMGKYVPSGVLTNADLEKRIDTSDEWIRTMTGIEERHIAGDSIDTSDMAYHAAVDAIANAGITPEEIGLILVATVTPDRPFPSVATMIQERLGAKNAAAMDVSAACAGFMYGVVTAKHFIEAGTYDYVLVVGVEKLSRITDWEDRNTAVLFGDGAGAAVVGKVSEGRGILSFELGADGTGGKHLYQDRYIHMNGREVFKFAVRQMGESALSVIDKAGLTKKDVDFLIPHQANIRIMESSRERLGLPVEKMSKTIHKYGNTSAASIPISLIDDLADGKVKDDDILVLVGFGGGLTWGALCIKWGK
- a CDS encoding YjzD family protein, with amino-acid sequence MRFVMAFFWSFCLVSMLNYVAGSIANIPFDFAAGAIVAVILAVLVIVLGESFPDGEVADH
- a CDS encoding AAA family ATPase codes for the protein MSEQQEDQRTPLEQFGRNLVEDVKHGKIDPVIGRDEEIRNVVRILSRKTKNNPVLIGEPGVGKTAIVEGLAQRIVKGDVPEGLKDRQIFELDMSALIAGAKYRGEFEERLKAVLKQVKDSDGEIILFIDEIHTIVGAGKTEGAMDAGNMLKPMLARGELYCIGATTLDEYRMYIEKDPALERRFQQVLVREPSVEDTVSILRGLKERFELHHGVRIHDRAIVAAATLSNRYITERFLPDKAIDLIDEASAMIRTEIDSMPQELDAVTRRIMQLEIEEQALRKEKDSVSMSRLEALRNELQELKDSSAGMRGQWDAEKATLRGIQEKREQLDRYRRELEDAENRFDLNKAAELSYGKIPTLEQELAKLEAPLVDGRESRLLREEVTEEEIAAIVARWTGIPVTKLVEGEREKLLRLGDTLAERVIGQDDAVQLVTEAVWRARAGIKDPDSPIGSFLFLGPTGVGKTELAKTLAATLFDSEEHFIRIDMSEYMEKHSVSRLVGAPPGYIGYEEGGQLTEAVRRNPYSVVLLDEIEKAHPDVANILLQVLDDGRITDSQGRLVNFTNTVIIMTSNIGSAYLLQGAVDSDSHAAEDLVMAELRHHFKPELLNRMDDIIIFHSLTGDSFRLIARKMLEDLATRLQGQEIEMIYSDDVLDWIVKEGTDADFGARPLKRFIQRHVETLVAKEVIRGDMKSTDKLSLSMKDGQLQVQ